A window from Flavobacterium gyeonganense encodes these proteins:
- a CDS encoding TIM barrel protein, whose amino-acid sequence MLIQSNTIASHNDGLLKKHQNKLVFTASEIAESEAIIQKLIDFQIAIPSWALGTGGTRFGRFAGGGEPRSLEEKIEDVGLLHKLNNASGAISLHIPWDIPTDYNAIKTLAGEHGLKFDAMNSNTFQDQASAEHTYKYGSLQNVNKAVRKQAIAHNIEVIKHGIELGSDSLTVWLADGSNFPGQLNFRKAYQNTLESLEEIYDALPSDWKLFLEYKCAEPNFYSTTVADWGQSYSYVQKLGDKAKTLVDLGHHLPNANIEQIVSILLMDNKLGGFHFNDSKYGDDDLTAGALKPYQLFLIFNELVEGMDARGMNHAKDLGWMIDASHNVKDPLEDLLQSVEAIMIAYAQALSVDRKALEIAQEENDVVKAQEILQNAFRTDVRALVAEARLRSGAALNPVELYRNLDVRGNLIGERGLKTMATGL is encoded by the coding sequence ATGTTAATTCAATCAAACACTATCGCATCTCATAATGATGGTTTATTAAAAAAACATCAGAACAAATTGGTTTTTACAGCTTCAGAAATTGCAGAAAGTGAAGCCATTATTCAAAAATTAATAGATTTTCAAATCGCAATCCCATCTTGGGCTTTAGGAACAGGAGGAACAAGATTCGGACGTTTTGCAGGTGGAGGAGAACCTCGTTCATTGGAAGAAAAAATAGAAGATGTAGGTTTGCTTCATAAATTAAACAATGCTTCTGGAGCCATTTCTTTGCATATTCCATGGGACATCCCGACAGATTATAATGCTATCAAAACGCTTGCAGGAGAACATGGATTGAAGTTTGATGCTATGAATTCAAATACTTTCCAGGATCAGGCAAGTGCGGAGCACACTTATAAATACGGTTCTTTACAAAACGTAAACAAAGCAGTTCGCAAACAGGCTATTGCTCACAATATTGAAGTGATTAAGCATGGGATTGAATTAGGTTCTGATTCATTGACTGTTTGGTTAGCGGATGGTTCTAACTTCCCGGGACAATTGAACTTCCGTAAAGCATACCAAAATACATTAGAAAGTTTAGAAGAAATTTATGATGCATTACCTTCAGACTGGAAATTGTTTTTAGAATACAAATGTGCTGAACCAAACTTTTACTCTACGACAGTTGCTGATTGGGGACAGTCTTATTCATACGTTCAGAAATTAGGAGATAAAGCAAAAACGCTTGTTGATTTAGGTCACCATTTGCCAAATGCTAACATTGAGCAGATTGTTTCGATCTTGCTTATGGATAATAAATTAGGAGGTTTTCACTTTAATGATTCAAAATACGGTGATGACGATTTAACTGCAGGAGCTTTAAAGCCTTACCAGTTATTCTTGATTTTTAACGAATTGGTTGAAGGTATGGATGCTCGCGGAATGAATCATGCTAAAGATTTAGGATGGATGATTGATGCTTCACACAACGTAAAGGATCCTTTGGAAGACTTGTTGCAGTCTGTTGAAGCAATTATGATTGCTTACGCTCAGGCGCTTTCAGTTGACAGAAAAGCATTAGAAATTGCTCAGGAAGAAAATGATGTGGTAAAAGCGCAGGAAATTCTTCAAAATGCTTTCCGCACCGATGTCCGTGCTTTGGTTGCTGAAGCTCGTTTACGTTCAGGCGCAGCGTTAAACCCGGTTGAGTTGTACAGAAACCTTGATGTTAGAGGAAATCTAATTGGCGAAAGAGGATTAAAAACGATGGCCACAGGATTGTAA
- a CDS encoding bifunctional aldolase/short-chain dehydrogenase → MSNINTNNMTFQHVSYLWDDAKAAALAGDEVALFIYRSNLLGADLRLTNYGGGNTSVKITDKDPLTGASSEVMWIKGSGGDIGTLTKSGCAALYLDRLRNLENVYRGIEFEDEMVELFNHCIFDLASKAPSIDTPLHGFLPFKHIDHLHPDAAIAIAAAKDGAKITEELFDGEIGWVGWQRPGFDLGLQLRSCLEEAEKKGKKLRGIMLGSHGLFTWGDTAYESYINTLEVIEKCAEYLESNYGKKRPVFGGKKIDSLPEADRKLKAAKVAPILRGFCSSERQMIGHYTDDARVLEFINSNDLSKLAPLGTSCPDHFLRTKISPLVLELDPNEDLSDVAAVKAKLTPAFEAYRAMYKDYYNACKKSNSPAMRDPNPVVILYPGVGMFTFAKDKTMARLASEYYINAVNVMKGAEAVSEYTSLPHQEAFDIEYWLLEEAKLQRMPKPKALSGRVALVTGSAGGIGKAIAKRFAEEGACVVINDINEERLEGAKAEFIKAFGKDAVSSTLLNVTDDVSTEKALDAACLAFGGADIIVNNAGISISKSIAEHTLEEWDRLYDILVKGQFIVSKAGIEVMRKQGFGGDIVNIVSKNAVVAGPNNPGYGSAKAAQAHLTRLMAAELGADKIRVNTVNPDAVISDSNIWSGGWAEGRAKAYGITVEELPAYYAKRTLLNEIILPDDIANACFAFVGGLLNKSTGNALNVDGGVTMGFYR, encoded by the coding sequence ATGTCAAATATAAACACAAACAATATGACTTTTCAGCATGTAAGCTATCTTTGGGACGATGCTAAAGCTGCAGCACTAGCAGGAGATGAAGTAGCTCTTTTTATCTATCGCTCTAATTTATTAGGAGCGGATTTAAGACTTACTAATTATGGAGGAGGAAACACTTCAGTTAAAATTACAGATAAAGACCCATTGACAGGCGCAAGCTCAGAGGTAATGTGGATTAAAGGTTCTGGTGGAGATATCGGAACATTAACAAAATCAGGTTGTGCAGCGTTATATTTAGACAGATTACGCAATCTTGAAAATGTGTACAGAGGAATTGAGTTTGAAGATGAAATGGTTGAATTGTTTAACCACTGTATTTTTGATTTAGCTTCTAAAGCACCTTCTATTGATACACCTTTACACGGTTTCTTGCCGTTTAAACATATTGATCACCTCCATCCTGATGCTGCTATTGCAATTGCTGCAGCAAAAGACGGAGCAAAAATCACTGAAGAATTATTCGACGGAGAAATCGGTTGGGTAGGATGGCAGCGTCCTGGTTTCGATTTAGGGCTTCAATTGAGAAGCTGTTTAGAAGAAGCGGAGAAAAAAGGAAAAAAATTACGTGGTATCATGTTAGGTTCTCATGGTTTATTTACATGGGGAGATACTGCTTACGAAAGTTATATCAACACATTGGAAGTTATAGAAAAATGTGCTGAATACTTAGAAAGCAACTATGGAAAAAAACGTCCGGTTTTTGGAGGTAAAAAAATTGACAGTCTTCCAGAAGCTGACCGTAAATTAAAAGCGGCAAAAGTGGCTCCGATTTTAAGAGGTTTCTGTTCTTCAGAACGTCAGATGATTGGTCATTATACGGATGATGCAAGAGTTTTGGAATTCATCAATTCTAATGACTTGTCAAAATTAGCTCCGTTAGGAACATCTTGTCCGGATCACTTTTTGCGTACTAAGATCAGTCCTTTAGTTTTAGAATTAGATCCAAACGAAGATTTATCAGATGTAGCCGCAGTAAAAGCAAAATTAACTCCTGCTTTTGAAGCGTACAGAGCAATGTACAAAGACTATTACAATGCTTGTAAAAAGTCTAATTCGCCTGCAATGCGTGATCCAAATCCAGTTGTAATTTTATATCCTGGAGTTGGTATGTTTACGTTTGCCAAAGATAAAACAATGGCGCGTTTAGCATCTGAATATTATATCAACGCTGTTAACGTAATGAAAGGTGCAGAAGCGGTTTCTGAATATACTTCTTTGCCACACCAGGAAGCTTTTGATATCGAATACTGGTTGTTAGAAGAAGCTAAATTACAGCGTATGCCAAAACCAAAAGCACTTTCAGGAAGAGTAGCTTTAGTTACAGGTTCTGCTGGTGGAATTGGTAAAGCTATCGCTAAAAGATTTGCTGAAGAAGGAGCTTGTGTAGTAATCAACGATATCAATGAAGAGCGTTTAGAAGGTGCAAAAGCAGAATTTATCAAAGCATTTGGTAAAGATGCTGTTTCAAGTACATTATTAAACGTTACTGACGATGTAAGTACAGAGAAAGCATTAGATGCTGCTTGTCTTGCATTTGGTGGTGCTGATATTATTGTGAACAATGCTGGTATCAGTATTTCAAAATCTATCGCTGAGCATACTCTTGAAGAGTGGGATAGATTATATGACATCTTGGTTAAAGGACAATTTATTGTTTCTAAAGCCGGAATTGAAGTAATGCGTAAACAAGGTTTTGGAGGAGATATCGTAAACATCGTATCTAAAAATGCAGTAGTAGCAGGTCCAAACAATCCTGGATACGGTTCTGCAAAAGCAGCTCAGGCGCATTTAACACGCTTAATGGCTGCTGAACTTGGTGCTGATAAAATTCGTGTAAACACAGTTAATCCTGATGCTGTAATCTCAGATTCTAATATTTGGTCTGGAGGATGGGCTGAAGGTCGCGCAAAAGCTTACGGCATTACCGTTGAAGAATTGCCTGCTTACTACGCGAAACGTACCTTATTAAATGAAATTATATTGCCTGATGATATTGCAAACGCATGTTTCGCATTCGTAGGAGGTCTGTTGAATAAATCAACAGGAAATGCCCTGAATGTAGACGGCGGAGTAACAATGGGCTTTTACAGATAA
- a CDS encoding FGGY-family carbohydrate kinase — protein MNVVAIFDIGKTNKKVFLFDENYKIVWEKSVNLDETVDEDGFPCEDIEVLKNWILERLSEIKELNNYVLKAINFSTYGASFVYIDEDGNSLTPLYNYLKDYPEELKNGFYKKYKGEEVFAVKTASPVLGSLNSGMQIYRLKEENPELFEKVKYCLHLPQYLSFLLTAEAYTDITSIGCHTNLWNFKKMKYHKWLKNEGIKDKLPPIHPGKDVIKKENDLAVGIGLHDSSSAIIPYTINFTEPFVLLSTGTWSISLNPFNNKPLTFEELENDCLCYMQYTEKPVKAARLFSGNEHEVQAKRLAEHFKVPFDTFKNVYFDKKIVSNLRAVNFQIVYPKKYDFDILKECPFQKRDLSTFKTYEIAYHQLMLDLVEQQVFSTNLVIHNSPVKKIFVDGGFSKNSIFMNLLAEAFPDVEVYAASMAQASALGAALAIHQNWNPKPIQNDLIDLKFYKH, from the coding sequence ATGAACGTAGTTGCAATTTTTGATATTGGTAAAACCAACAAAAAGGTATTTTTATTTGATGAAAATTATAAAATCGTTTGGGAAAAATCAGTAAATCTGGACGAAACCGTTGATGAAGACGGTTTTCCTTGCGAAGATATTGAAGTATTAAAAAACTGGATTCTCGAACGATTATCAGAAATAAAAGAACTGAATAACTATGTTCTGAAAGCTATAAATTTCAGCACTTACGGAGCCAGTTTTGTTTATATTGATGAAGATGGCAACTCTTTGACGCCTTTATACAATTATTTGAAAGATTATCCGGAAGAACTGAAAAATGGTTTTTATAAAAAATACAAAGGAGAAGAAGTTTTTGCAGTAAAAACAGCTTCTCCTGTTTTAGGAAGCCTGAATTCCGGAATGCAGATTTACAGGCTAAAAGAAGAAAATCCGGAATTATTTGAAAAAGTAAAATATTGCCTGCATTTACCGCAATATTTAAGTTTTCTTTTAACTGCTGAAGCTTATACCGATATTACCAGTATTGGATGTCATACAAATCTTTGGAATTTTAAAAAGATGAAGTATCACAAATGGCTGAAAAATGAAGGTATTAAAGATAAACTTCCACCAATCCATCCAGGAAAAGATGTGATAAAAAAAGAAAATGATCTGGCTGTCGGAATTGGTTTGCATGATAGTTCATCAGCAATTATTCCTTACACGATAAACTTCACAGAACCTTTTGTTTTATTGTCAACCGGAACCTGGAGCATTTCCCTGAATCCTTTTAACAATAAGCCATTAACGTTTGAAGAACTTGAAAATGATTGTTTGTGTTACATGCAATACACTGAAAAACCAGTAAAAGCAGCACGTTTGTTTTCTGGTAACGAACATGAAGTTCAGGCAAAAAGACTGGCTGAACATTTCAAAGTACCTTTTGATACTTTTAAAAATGTCTATTTTGATAAAAAAATTGTATCGAATTTAAGAGCGGTAAATTTTCAAATCGTTTATCCTAAAAAATATGATTTTGATATTCTTAAGGAATGTCCTTTTCAAAAAAGAGATCTATCTACTTTTAAAACCTATGAAATTGCTTATCATCAATTAATGCTGGATCTTGTCGAACAACAAGTTTTTTCAACTAATTTAGTGATTCATAACAGCCCTGTAAAGAAAATTTTTGTGGATGGTGGTTTTAGTAAAAATTCAATTTTTATGAATTTACTGGCAGAAGCTTTCCCGGATGTAGAAGTTTATGCGGCTTCAATGGCTCAGGCAAGTGCTTTAGGTGCAGCTTTAGCAATTCACCAAAACTGGAATCCTAAACCGATTCAGAATGATTTAATTGATTTGAAATTTTATAAACACTGA
- a CDS encoding RNA polymerase sigma-70 factor — MNINTSFESNKFKSFKKGEEAAFKYFYDKYFRRITSFSIQFIYDQDEAENLAQEAFINLWQNRKEIESINGIQSFLYTYAKSKCLNLIRHNKVKDKFKNDLLNHKERELDIEVLNSIQFDTLELTELERIINESINDLPPKTRQVFIKKRFENKKNAEIAEEMQVSLKAVEAHMTKALKILKTKLSDYLFLIFILICNN; from the coding sequence ATGAATATTAATACCAGTTTCGAATCCAATAAATTTAAATCTTTTAAAAAGGGAGAAGAAGCTGCGTTTAAATATTTCTATGATAAATACTTTCGTAGAATTACCTCTTTTAGTATTCAGTTCATTTACGATCAGGATGAGGCCGAAAATCTGGCACAGGAAGCTTTCATTAATTTATGGCAAAACAGGAAGGAAATTGAATCTATAAACGGAATTCAATCCTTTTTATACACCTATGCCAAATCGAAATGTCTGAACCTTATTCGTCATAATAAAGTTAAGGACAAATTCAAAAACGATTTATTAAATCATAAAGAAAGAGAACTGGACATTGAAGTCTTAAATTCTATTCAGTTCGATACTTTAGAATTAACCGAATTAGAACGGATAATTAATGAATCAATAAACGATTTACCTCCCAAAACACGCCAAGTTTTTATAAAAAAACGTTTTGAGAATAAAAAAAATGCTGAAATAGCAGAAGAAATGCAGGTAAGCCTAAAAGCTGTAGAAGCCCATATGACAAAGGCTTTGAAAATTTTGAAGACAAAATTATCCGATTATTTATTTCTTATTTTTATTCTTATTTGTAATAATTAA
- a CDS encoding GntR family transcriptional regulator, giving the protein MIKLIKIDEDSRVPKYKQIVDSILQNIANGNLKINQKIPSINNFSEEFYMSRDTVEKAYNILKERKIISSIRGKGYYITRTKLESKVNILFLFNKLSAYKMKTYSSFINTLGANAHVDLHIYHCDETLFLNLLDKFEGAYDYYVITTHFKTDELKHLSFTDEVAKAIQRIPQDKLVIMDNIKIGLGSEVIKIYQDFENDIYNALKEGLTKITKYKRVILVYPEKAVYPYPRRILHGFRKFCVEHEINFEILSEVYDDMILKKGDLFITIEESDLVNLVKQIRDEEYVLGSDIGVISYNDTPLKDLLGITVMSTDFNKMGEIAARMILNKEKGEIKVPFNFIDRHSI; this is encoded by the coding sequence ATGATTAAGCTAATTAAAATAGATGAAGATTCAAGAGTACCAAAATATAAGCAAATTGTAGATTCTATTCTGCAAAATATTGCTAATGGTAACCTGAAAATAAATCAAAAGATTCCCTCCATAAATAACTTCAGTGAAGAGTTTTATATGTCCAGGGATACAGTTGAGAAAGCTTATAATATTTTAAAAGAACGGAAAATTATTTCTTCAATACGAGGAAAAGGATACTATATTACCAGAACAAAACTGGAATCTAAAGTCAATATTTTGTTTTTATTTAATAAACTGAGTGCTTATAAAATGAAAACCTACAGCTCTTTTATTAATACATTAGGAGCTAATGCGCATGTCGATTTGCATATCTATCATTGCGATGAAACTTTATTTTTAAATCTGCTCGATAAATTTGAAGGGGCGTACGATTATTATGTTATTACAACACACTTTAAAACAGATGAACTAAAACATTTGAGTTTTACTGATGAAGTTGCAAAAGCAATCCAGAGAATACCACAGGACAAGCTTGTTATTATGGATAACATCAAAATTGGATTAGGAAGTGAGGTTATCAAAATCTATCAGGATTTTGAAAATGATATATACAATGCCCTAAAAGAAGGACTTACCAAAATCACCAAATATAAAAGAGTAATTTTGGTCTATCCTGAGAAAGCTGTATATCCTTATCCAAGAAGAATTTTACATGGTTTTAGAAAATTTTGTGTTGAACATGAGATTAATTTTGAAATTCTAAGTGAAGTCTACGATGATATGATCCTTAAAAAAGGAGATTTATTTATTACTATAGAAGAATCTGACCTTGTTAATTTAGTAAAACAAATCAGGGATGAGGAATATGTATTAGGAAGCGATATAGGTGTTATATCTTACAATGATACTCCTTTAAAAGATTTACTTGGAATCACTGTCATGTCTACTGATTTTAATAAAATGGGGGAAATTGCCGCCAGAATGATTTTAAACAAAGAAAAAGGAGAAATTAAAGTGCCATTTAATTTTATTGACAGACATTCTATATGA
- the rhaT gene encoding L-rhamnose/proton symporter RhaT yields MESLLGIIFHSIGGFSSGSFYMPFKKVKDWAWESYWLIGGFFSWLIVPPIAAYLTIPNFTEIIATAAPSVKALAYTMGLIWGIGGLTYGLGVRYLGMSLGNSITLGFCSAFGALIPPIYYNFNAVEGKESISDMFANPGGQMVLAGVLICIIGIAILGKAGMLKEKDFATGHEDKDKDFSLVKGLIIAIVSGILSSFFNFGIEAAKPMADVANEAWKVMHPNQGEFLFQNNVSYIVILWGGLTTNFIWCIYLNFKNKTFSNYTDTKTPISKNILFSAIAGTMWFLQFFFYGMGESKLGNGASSWILHMSTIILTANFWGFYLKEWTGVTKKTFNTFMLGIGLIMLSIVVVGIGNSL; encoded by the coding sequence ATGGAATCATTACTCGGAATTATTTTTCACTCCATTGGAGGATTTTCTTCAGGCAGTTTTTATATGCCTTTTAAAAAAGTTAAAGACTGGGCCTGGGAAAGTTACTGGTTAATAGGAGGTTTTTTCTCATGGCTGATTGTACCGCCAATAGCTGCTTATTTGACTATTCCGAATTTTACTGAAATTATAGCTACAGCTGCTCCATCAGTTAAGGCGTTAGCGTACACAATGGGACTGATTTGGGGAATTGGAGGACTGACTTATGGATTGGGTGTTCGCTATTTAGGGATGTCATTAGGAAATTCAATCACTTTAGGATTTTGTTCTGCTTTTGGTGCTTTGATTCCGCCAATCTATTATAATTTCAATGCAGTAGAAGGCAAAGAGTCAATTAGTGATATGTTTGCTAACCCAGGTGGACAAATGGTTTTGGCTGGTGTACTTATATGTATCATTGGGATTGCCATTTTAGGAAAAGCCGGAATGTTAAAAGAGAAAGATTTTGCAACAGGGCACGAAGATAAAGACAAGGATTTTAGTTTAGTAAAAGGTTTAATCATTGCTATTGTATCCGGTATTTTAAGCTCTTTCTTTAATTTCGGAATTGAAGCAGCAAAACCAATGGCTGATGTGGCTAATGAAGCATGGAAAGTAATGCATCCAAATCAGGGGGAATTCCTGTTTCAGAATAATGTTAGTTACATCGTTATACTTTGGGGCGGATTAACGACAAACTTTATATGGTGTATTTATCTTAATTTTAAAAATAAAACTTTTAGTAATTACACAGATACTAAAACACCTATTTCAAAAAATATACTTTTTTCTGCGATTGCAGGTACCATGTGGTTTCTTCAGTTTTTCTTCTACGGAATGGGTGAAAGTAAATTAGGAAATGGAGCCAGCTCATGGATTTTACATATGTCAACTATCATACTTACCGCTAACTTCTGGGGATTCTATCTGAAAGAATGGACCGGTGTAACTAAAAAAACGTTCAACACCTTTATGTTGGGCATCGGACTCATCATGTTATCTATTGTTGTGGTCGGAATTGGGAACTCTTTATAA
- a CDS encoding glycoside hydrolase family 28 protein yields the protein MKKLTLCFALLLSLIFLSFKKDTSLVTLKEVVVKAPFEMPAINIPDFSKCKEFSIVDFGAIQGNKDKTSEAINKAISKANKAGGGIVVIPEGEWLTKKFHFKSNVNLHLKKGAVLLFSEDPNDYLPAVNSTWEGYECFNYSPLIYAYKCKNIAITGEGELKAKMDIWKQWFTRPKSHMESFKMLYNLASYNKPMKERQMANDTARFRPQFIQFNRCENILMDGVTIKNSPFWTIHTFLSKDVVLRNLKVYAHGYNNDGVDPEMSQNVLIENCVFDQGDDAIAIKSGCGKNAWLLNTPSKNIVIRNCTVKNGHQLVAIGSELSGGIENVFIDNCTVVDGAKLNHLLFIKTNERRGGFVNNIYMSNIVSGKIDAGVLGIDTDVLYQWRTLVPTIERRLTPIKNIYLDNVKATNVKFISKISAQKELPVENVFLKNVNADVVKENQNIHENVVNFVNKN from the coding sequence ATGAAAAAATTAACGCTCTGTTTTGCATTATTGCTTTCGCTTATTTTTTTATCGTTTAAAAAAGATACGTCTTTGGTAACTTTAAAAGAAGTAGTGGTAAAAGCTCCTTTTGAAATGCCGGCTATAAACATTCCGGATTTTAGTAAGTGCAAAGAATTTTCAATTGTTGATTTTGGAGCTATTCAGGGAAATAAAGACAAAACTTCTGAAGCAATAAATAAAGCTATTTCCAAAGCAAATAAAGCAGGAGGAGGAATTGTCGTTATACCGGAAGGAGAATGGCTGACAAAGAAATTTCACTTTAAAAGCAATGTGAACCTTCATTTAAAAAAAGGCGCAGTTTTACTTTTTTCTGAAGATCCGAATGATTATTTACCTGCCGTTAACTCAACATGGGAAGGATACGAATGCTTCAATTATTCACCATTAATTTATGCCTACAAATGTAAAAACATTGCCATTACAGGTGAAGGGGAACTGAAAGCAAAAATGGACATCTGGAAACAATGGTTTACCCGTCCGAAATCACATATGGAAAGTTTTAAAATGCTTTATAATCTGGCATCGTACAACAAACCGATGAAAGAGCGCCAAATGGCAAATGACACTGCACGTTTTCGTCCACAGTTTATTCAGTTTAACCGTTGTGAAAATATTTTGATGGATGGTGTTACGATTAAAAACAGCCCTTTTTGGACGATTCATACTTTTTTATCCAAAGATGTAGTGCTTAGAAATCTGAAAGTTTATGCACACGGATACAATAATGACGGAGTTGATCCTGAAATGAGTCAAAACGTACTAATTGAAAATTGTGTTTTTGATCAGGGAGATGATGCCATTGCCATAAAATCAGGTTGTGGAAAAAATGCCTGGCTCTTAAATACACCTTCAAAAAACATTGTTATTCGTAATTGTACCGTAAAAAACGGTCATCAGTTAGTAGCTATTGGAAGCGAACTTTCAGGGGGAATAGAAAATGTATTTATTGATAATTGTACCGTTGTAGATGGAGCAAAACTGAATCATTTACTATTCATAAAAACAAATGAACGCAGAGGCGGATTTGTGAACAATATTTACATGAGCAATATTGTTTCAGGAAAAATAGACGCAGGAGTTTTAGGAATCGACACAGATGTATTATATCAATGGAGGACTTTGGTCCCAACAATCGAGCGCAGGCTTACGCCAATAAAAAACATATATCTGGATAATGTAAAAGCAACAAATGTGAAGTTTATTTCGAAAATTTCAGCTCAGAAAGAACTTCCTGTAGAGAATGTTTTTCTAAAAAATGTAAATGCAGATGTTGTGAAAGAAAATCAGAACATTCATGAAAATGTCGTGAATTTTGTAAATAAAAATTGA
- a CDS encoding FecR family protein — protein sequence MTSEIIYKYLTNEASEQEIKSLFEWIDASEENKKQFILIKKTWALTALSENILNDTAPAIKIKPKNKAAKYLQYAAAFLVLLGLGRIAFNFSQKTKSSKEIVLELGNGKTEYITKNNQTNLVNDKGELIARKLPGQIVYFGRTKNNEIIYNLLKVPYGKTFKLTLSDGTIVNLNSGTTLRYPEQFGVNGKRIVYLTGEAFFEVAKDKEHPFIVNANQAAIEVLGTKFNVSAYPENPSVNSVLVEGSIQMYETENTSNAVLLQPNQMATWQNNSRKITTKSVDPSFYSAWTKGELTFNDTPFSTITKIIQRTYDVEIINKNSDLAKQNFTGTIKISESTVQNILELLKHDTPFEYSIQQNTITITNLP from the coding sequence ATGACATCAGAAATAATTTATAAGTATTTAACTAATGAAGCTTCAGAACAGGAAATTAAAAGCCTCTTTGAATGGATTGATGCCTCTGAAGAAAATAAAAAGCAGTTTATCCTAATAAAGAAGACTTGGGCTCTTACTGCCCTTTCTGAAAATATTTTAAATGATACTGCTCCGGCAATTAAAATTAAACCAAAAAATAAAGCTGCTAAATACTTGCAATATGCTGCAGCATTTTTAGTACTGCTTGGATTAGGTAGAATTGCTTTTAATTTTAGTCAAAAAACAAAATCTTCAAAGGAAATTGTTCTTGAATTAGGAAACGGAAAGACAGAATATATCACAAAAAACAATCAAACCAATTTAGTTAATGACAAAGGTGAACTGATTGCCAGAAAACTTCCGGGACAAATTGTATACTTCGGAAGAACTAAAAACAATGAGATAATATATAACTTACTTAAAGTTCCTTATGGTAAAACATTTAAACTTACACTTTCAGATGGAACTATAGTAAACTTAAACTCTGGAACTACTTTACGCTACCCAGAACAGTTTGGAGTTAATGGAAAAAGAATCGTTTATTTAACTGGTGAAGCTTTTTTTGAAGTTGCCAAAGACAAAGAACATCCTTTTATAGTCAATGCGAATCAGGCAGCTATTGAAGTTCTGGGTACGAAATTTAATGTAAGTGCTTATCCTGAAAATCCATCAGTTAACAGCGTTTTAGTTGAAGGAAGTATTCAGATGTATGAAACTGAAAACACCTCTAATGCAGTTTTACTGCAACCTAACCAGATGGCTACCTGGCAAAACAATTCGAGAAAAATTACCACAAAATCTGTTGATCCTTCTTTTTACTCAGCCTGGACAAAGGGTGAACTTACATTTAATGATACTCCTTTTTCGACCATCACTAAAATAATTCAGCGAACTTATGATGTTGAGATTATTAATAAAAATTCAGATTTAGCCAAACAGAATTTTACAGGAACTATCAAAATCAGTGAATCTACTGTCCAAAATATTTTAGAACTCTTAAAACATGATACCCCGTTTGAATACTCGATTCAGCAAAACACCATTACCATAACCAACCTTCCATAA